The proteins below are encoded in one region of Sphingobium yanoikuyae:
- the recJ gene encoding single-stranded-DNA-specific exonuclease RecJ, with product MTFALNITRSITGQPWRWRGLGADARSPGYQPDDLVAQLLLARGCPPDGVEAHRNPTIRHFMPDPSLFRDMDAAAERLADAVQRGEDVRIFGDYDVDGATSAALLIRLLRDIGLDARPYIPDRLMEGYGPSGEALVRLAGDGAQLIVTVDCGAQAFEALDMAKAAGVDVVVVDHHKCAAALPVALALVNPNRLDENAGAAVHGHLAAVGMAFLLGAALLRTLRARGWFATRPEPAIMELLDIVALGTVADVAQLKGLNRAFVAQGLKVMAKRRNIGLAALMDASRLNRAPLCHDLGFALGPRINAGGRVGKADLGVRLLTTEDPAEAARIAAELDRLNEERRAIESIVQEQAEALLAAQDNRAVALVAGPGWHPGVIGIVAGRLKERAGRPAIVVALDEDGVGKGSGRSISGVDLGAAVLAAKDSGLLVAGGGHAMAAGLTVMADKVDALAEFLDDRLSAAVVRARDERALLIDAVLAPAGVNPDFVAAIEAGGPYGAGWPAPLIAAGPMRVIRADVVGNGHLRAIMAGDDGRSIKTIAFRQAESELGQAILGAPRDRRLWVAGRAKIDDWGSRPAAELHLEDAAWAD from the coding sequence ATGACATTTGCGCTCAACATCACCCGTTCGATCACTGGCCAGCCCTGGCGCTGGCGCGGCCTGGGGGCGGACGCGCGTTCGCCCGGCTATCAGCCCGACGATCTGGTGGCGCAGCTGCTGCTGGCGCGCGGCTGTCCGCCCGACGGGGTGGAGGCGCATCGCAACCCGACCATCCGCCATTTCATGCCCGACCCCAGCCTGTTCCGCGACATGGATGCGGCGGCCGAGCGGCTGGCCGATGCAGTCCAGCGCGGCGAGGATGTCCGCATCTTCGGCGATTATGACGTCGATGGCGCGACCAGCGCGGCGCTGCTGATCCGGTTGCTGCGCGACATTGGCCTGGATGCCCGGCCCTATATCCCCGACCGGCTGATGGAGGGCTATGGCCCGTCGGGCGAGGCGCTGGTGCGGCTTGCGGGGGATGGCGCGCAACTGATCGTCACCGTCGATTGCGGCGCGCAGGCGTTCGAGGCGCTCGACATGGCTAAGGCGGCCGGGGTCGATGTCGTCGTCGTCGACCATCATAAATGCGCGGCGGCGCTGCCGGTGGCGCTGGCGCTGGTCAATCCCAACCGGCTGGACGAAAATGCGGGCGCGGCCGTCCATGGCCATCTCGCCGCCGTTGGCATGGCCTTCCTGCTGGGTGCGGCCTTGCTGCGGACGCTGCGCGCGCGCGGCTGGTTCGCGACCCGGCCGGAACCGGCGATCATGGAGTTGCTCGACATCGTCGCGCTCGGCACCGTCGCCGACGTCGCGCAGCTCAAGGGGCTCAACCGCGCCTTCGTGGCGCAGGGGCTCAAGGTCATGGCCAAGCGGCGCAATATCGGCCTTGCCGCGCTGATGGACGCCAGCCGCCTCAATCGTGCGCCGCTCTGCCATGATCTGGGCTTCGCGCTCGGGCCGCGCATCAATGCCGGCGGGCGTGTCGGCAAGGCGGATCTGGGGGTGCGGCTGCTGACCACCGAAGATCCGGCCGAGGCCGCGCGAATCGCCGCCGAACTGGATCGGTTGAACGAGGAACGGCGCGCGATCGAATCGATCGTGCAGGAACAGGCGGAGGCCTTGCTGGCGGCGCAGGACAATCGGGCCGTGGCGCTGGTCGCCGGGCCGGGCTGGCATCCCGGCGTCATCGGCATCGTTGCCGGGCGGCTCAAGGAACGGGCCGGCCGTCCCGCCATCGTCGTCGCGCTGGACGAGGATGGCGTGGGCAAAGGGTCGGGCCGCTCCATTTCCGGCGTCGATCTGGGCGCGGCGGTGCTGGCGGCCAAGGATAGCGGCCTGCTGGTCGCGGGCGGCGGCCATGCGATGGCGGCGGGGCTTACCGTGATGGCCGACAAGGTCGATGCGCTGGCCGAGTTCCTGGACGATCGCCTGTCGGCCGCCGTTGTCCGTGCGCGGGACGAGCGGGCGCTGCTGATCGACGCGGTGCTGGCGCCGGCCGGGGTCAATCCCGACTTCGTCGCCGCGATCGAGGCGGGCGGCCCCTATGGCGCAGGCTGGCCCGCGCCGTTGATCGCCGCCGGGCCGATGCGGGTGATTCGCGCCGATGTGGTCGGCAATGGCCATTTGCGGGCGATCATGGCGGGCGATGATGGCCGGTCGATCAAGACGATCGCCTTCCGCCAGGCCGAATCGGAACTGGGTCAGGCGATTCTGGGTGCGCCGCGCGACCGCCGCCTGTGGGTGGCGGGCCGTGCGAAGATCGACGATTGGGGCAGCCGACCCGCCGCAGAGCTG